The nucleotide sequence GCGAGCCCATGGCCGCGCTCCTGGCCGACCTGGGCGCGGCGGCCCGGGAGGGGCGCGGGCCGGCGGGCGGCGTGTCACCGGCCTTCCTGGGCACCGTGCTCGCCGCCTTCCCCGGCCGGGAGCCCGGGCGGCACCGGACCGGGCTCGTCCAGCCGTTGACTGAGCGGGAGCTGGAGGTCCTGCCGCTGCTGGCGGCCGGGCGCTCCAACGCCGAGCTGGCGGCTGAGCTGTTCGTGGAGCAGAGCACGGTCAAGACCCACCTGATCCACCTGTACAGCAAGCTTGGCGTCCACAGCCGCACCCAGGCGGTGGCCCGCGCCCACGCGCTCGGGCTGCTGGACTGACCCCGGCCGCAGGTTCCACCCCTGGTCTCCACCCTCTGGTGGACGCGCCCCACCGGCCACGCCGCCAAGCTGACGACGACACCGTCCCACACGAGAGGGGTCGAACCAATGGCCACCACGCTTCCGACCTTCACACCGCTCGAGGAGAGCCTGTGGCTGACGCTGTACGCCCGGGCCCTCGACCACCGCCGGCCCCACTCCATCCTCGGCGACGCCACGGCCGACCAGATCGTCCGCACCGTCGACTACGACTTCGGCCAGCTCCGCGTCGACACCAACCTCATCCTCAGCGCCGCCCTCCGGGCCAAGAAGCTGGACCAGGTGGCCTCGGACTTCCTGGCCCGCCACCCGGACGCGGTCGGGCTCGACCTGGGCGCCGGGTTCGACACCCGATTCGAGCGCCTGGCCCCGCCGGCCACCGTGGACTGGTACGACGTCGACTTCCCCGCGGTCGCCGCCGCCCGCCGGCGCCTGATCCCCGAGCACCCCAACGCCCACGTCATCGGCGCCGACGTGACCGACCCGGACTGGCTGGACGCCGTCCCCAGCGACCGGCCGGCCATCATCGTGGCCGACGGGCTGATGGGGTTCCACACCCAGGACGAGCTGGTGTCGCTCTGGAACCGGCTCATCAGCCACTTCCCCAGCGGCGAGATCGTCCTCAACAGCTACACCCGCTTCGCCATCTGGATCGCCCACCACGCCCGCGGCA is from Actinomycetota bacterium and encodes:
- a CDS encoding class I SAM-dependent methyltransferase, translated to MATTLPTFTPLEESLWLTLYARALDHRRPHSILGDATADQIVRTVDYDFGQLRVDTNLILSAALRAKKLDQVASDFLARHPDAVGLDLGAGFDTRFERLAPPATVDWYDVDFPAVAAARRRLIPEHPNAHVIGADVTDPDWLDAVPSDRPAIIVADGLMGFHTQDELVSLWNRLISHFPSGEIVLNSYTRFAIWIAHHARGTKSVADLVKFPGMDDPRAPEAWNPKLQLVREIVLSREPEVAEFPPGWRRFHRLAAHSTAVSRMGTIVLHYRF